AGCTAGGCTTGATGAAGGCTGCAGGTGCGGTTGCGGCCACCGATGGCATCAAGTCGGTGACCAACGCGGCCCTGCTCCGCCGCACCATGACCTATGCCAAGGATCACGGCATGCTGATCGTGCAGCATGTGGAAGAGCCTGGACTGGCCTCGGGCGTGATGAATGCCGGTGAAGCTGCCTCGCGGCTTGGCCTTGCGGGTTCGCATGCCATGGCCGAAGTGATGATGCTGGAGCGCGACCTGCGGCTGGTTGAAATGACCGGTGCTTCCTATCACGTGGCGCAGATTTCCTGTGCCGAAAGTGCCGAGGTGATGCGCCGCGCCAAGGCCAAGGGACTGGCCGTGTCTTGTGGTGTTTCGATCAATCACCTAGTGCTGAACGAGAATGACATCGGCGCTTACCGCACCTTCTTCAAGCTCTCGCCACCGCTGCGCTGCGAGAACGACAGGCGCGCCTTGGTCGAGGCCCTGCGCGAGGGTGTGATTGATGTGGTCGTATCAGGCCATGATCCGCAGAGTGATGACACCAAGCGCTTGCCCTTTGCCGAGGCGGCCTTTGGCGCAATTGGGCTGGATACTTTGATGGCTGGGCTTTTGTCGCTTTATCACAATGAAAACATATCTTTGAGCCGGATCATTGAAGCTGGATGTGAAGCACCTGCGCGCGTTCTGGGCTTGCCCCAAGGCAAGCTGGTGCCGGGTGCACCGGCTGATTTCTGCTTGGTTGATCCGCAGGCGTCGTGGAAAGTGCAGCCGGAGAGCCTATTCTCGAGGTCTAAAAACTCGCCTTTCGAGCACCGTACCATTGAAGGCCGGGTGATGGAAACCGTGGTCGCCGGACAGACGGTTTACAGCGCCGCCTAAGCCATTGTAGGGTCTCACTTATGGGCGGCACAATCATCACTATCATTATCGGCTACCTGCTCGGCTCAATTCCGTTTGGCCTCCTATTGGCGAGATCTGCGGGTCTCGGCGATGTGCGCAAGATCGGTTCGGGCAATATCGGTGCGACCAATGTGCTGCGCACCGGCAACAAGACAGTCGCTGCACTCACGTTGGCTTGCGATGTTCTGAAGGGTCTGATCCCAGTCTTGATTGGCTGCTATGCCTTCACCTCCGCCGCCGCGATGCTGGGCGGGTTGGCCGCTTTGGCGGGGCACATCTTCCCTGTCTGGCTGGGCTTCAAGGGTGGCAAAGGCGTTGCGACTGCGCTTGGCGTGCTGCTCGGCTGGTCCTGGCCTTTGGCGCTCATCGTGGCTGCGGCGTGGCTGCTGATGTTTGTGATCTTCCGCATCTCGTCACTCTCGGCGCTGACGGCTGCTGTGGTGGGGGTGCCGGTCGCGTTCATGTTTGGCATGGTGGGCAATCCGGATGAGCTCTTTGTGTTTGCGACGCTCTGGCCTCGGGTTTTGATCGTGGCGCTGGTTGTCATCATCACCCACCGCGCCAATATTGCCCGGCTGCTGAACGGCACGGAGCCGCGCTCGTCATTCTCCAAAGCAAAATGAAACTTCGCGCGCTGTCGGATCAGGAGCGTTTGTCCTGGCACCGGCTGGCGCAGAGTGAAAGCATCGGGGCTGCCACTTTCCAGAAATTGATCGAGCGGTTTGATACGGCGGATGAAGCCATCGCTGCACTGCCCGATCTGTCGCGCCGCAAGGTCAGTCTTTACGATGCGGCGCGGGCCGAGGCGGATTTTGCGCGGGCCAGCCAGTACGGGGCGTTTTATCTGGCGCTGTGTGAGCCGTCTTATCCGGAGTTACTGCGTCAATCCCCCGGCCCTCCGCCGCTGATCTGCGTGAAGGGACGCATAGGCCTGCTTGAAAAACCTTCAGTGGCGATTGTGGGTGCGCGCAATGCGTCTGCCGTCGGCATGCGCTTTACGCGCACGCTGAGCAGCGAACTTGGTGGTGCGGGCTTCAGCATTGTCTCTGGACTTGCACGCGGCATTGACCGGGCGGCGCATGATGCCAGCCTTTCCACCGGCACGATTGCAGTGGTGGCCGGCGGCATCGATCATATTTACCCACCGGAAAATGCGAGCCTGCATGATGCCATTGGAGAGCAAGGATTGCTGGTGGCGGAAATGCCACTTGGCACGGCCCCCAAGGCGGAATATTTCCCACGCCGCAACCGGGTGATCGCGGGACTGTCGTTGGCCACGATCGTGGTGGAGGCGGCATTGCGCTCCGGTTCGCTCAGTACTGCAAGGTTGGCCAATGAGGCGGGCCGCGATGTGTTTGCGGTTCCCGGCTCGCCTCTTGATCCACGCTGCGAAGGCACCAATGGGCTGATCAAGGATGGCGCGCATATGCTGATGCGGGCGGCTGATGTAATCAATGTGCTGGGCTCAGCGCAGGTTTTATCTATATCAGCATCGCCGCTGATGGCTATGTCCCCTGCCCCGGCAAGTGATGATGTGAAGCGCCGCGTGCTGGAGCTTTTGTCGCCGACACCGATTGATCTTGATGACCTGGTGCGTGAAGCGGGTGCAGCACCCGACCAGGTTTTGGCCGTCATCATGGAGCTGGAAATCGCCGGGCAGGTGCAGCGTTTGGCGGGTGGACGGATCGCGCGACTAAGCTGACGCTCAATCCACTTCGTCTTCCGGGACGATCCACTTTTCCTTCAGCGCTTCCGTGAGCCAACTCCGAAAGGCGGGGCTTTGCAATATAGCATCCATATAGGCGCGGCTCTGCTTCGAGACGGGGATTGCGTAGGTATCGAGGCGCGTGACGACGGGTGCGAACATCGCATCTGCGTTGGAGAATTTGCCGAACAGGAATGGTCCGCCCTTGCCGTAGGCTTTGCGTGCATCAGCCCACAGGCTTTCAAGGCGCGCCACATCGGCCCTGATGCCATCCGTCATTGGCACCTGCTTGGGCGGGCGGCGCAGGTTCATCGGGCAAGCGTTTCGGATATGGCGGAAGCCCGCATGCATTTCAGAACACATGGAACGTGCCAATGCGCGCGCGGCTTTGTTCTTGGGCCACAGGTTTTTCTCCGGCCAAGTTTCAGCGATATACTCCATGATGGCAAGGGTTTCCCAGATCACCAGACCATTGTGTTTCAGGATGGGCACCAGGCCCGCTTTGGAAATGCGCTTCACTGTTTTGCTGAATTGCGGCTCGCCGAAGCGGATCATTTTTTCATCGAAAGCAATACCGGCACCGGCCAGCGCCATATAAGGCCTGAGCGACCAGGATGAGTAATTCTTGTTGCCGATGATGAGCAGTGGTGTTGCCATATTGGTCCTCCCCGATGAGGCACAGCGTTACATGGATTTTGGCAGATAGCGCCACACCAAAACGCTCATCAAGCTCACTGATCCACCCAAAATGATGAAGACAATGGATACATCATAATATTTCAGCGCGACGGCATAGACGATCGAGGGCAGCAGGTCGGAGAAGTCGAGGAAAGTACGATACACCGCCGTCATGCGCTGGCGCTCGTGAAAGCGCACTGAACGCAGATAGGGAATGCCGCCGATGGAATCGATGCCTGATGCCGCGAGTGCCCCCAGCAACAGCATCGCCGCCGCCAGATAGGGAAAGGTGGTGCCGAAGAAGCCCGTAAGAAGACTTGCCATAGCCATCGCAGCAAAGCACGCTGCGATGACAATGCGCACGCCGAGCTTCCTGGCGGCCGGCCCATAGAAAAACGCAAAGAGCAGGAAGAATTGGCTCAAAGAAATGATCAGGCCGCCGGCCGATTTTCCAAGTCCGCCTTCGATCATCAGCAGCGGGCCATAGGTAAAGAAACCGGCCCAGAAGCAGGATCGCGCAAAGGCGATGGACCAGGCCAGACGCAGGCGCGGCTGGCGGACGAAGTGCATCACATTGGCGAGTGGGTTGAAGGGCTGGAGGTTGCCGGATGGCATGGTCACCGGGTCATGCAGCCGCATATACCAGAAGGTGGACAAGAGCACGGTTGCCGAAGCGATGGCCGCGATTTGCGGCGCCCATGGTCCGCCGTGCTGGTAAAGCCAGACACCGGCGAAGGGCCCCACCACCCAGGCCAAGGTGGAGATGGCCAGGCGGAAGGGTTCACTGGTAGTCAGTTCGGTTTTTTTGATATTGTCGAGGATATAAAGCTGCAGCGTCACATTGGTGATCGAAGCGCCGATATTGCGCAGCATGGTGCCGGCGATTTGGCCTTCGAGCGTAAATGTTGCCAGCGCCAAGCTGCCCAGCAGCATCAGTGTGCAGCCCATTGTGTAGGTCCAGCGGCGGCGCATCCGCCGGAACAGGAACGGCAGCAGTAAAGTCGTGACCAGGACCGTGGCGGAAACGACGGTACCCAGCACAGAAATTTTCTGGGTGGAATGCAGGATGTCGTAGGCCTGGATGGAGAGCACGCCTGAATTAAACGACCGGGTGAGCGATTCAAGCAGGAACAGGATGCCAAAGGTCCACACCCCTGCCCGGTTTCGCTTGTCGGGCAGAATCACGGAGGCCATTTGCTCACTCATAAAGCGGCATTTGCAGCGCCAGTGGGCGGCGCGCAATAGCCACATTGGCCAAAAAGTCTCACCAGCTGTATGAGGGATGGATGAGCGAAACTTCATCCGGAAAACACCAGGCGGCCCTGCTCTCCATGGTGGTGAGCGCCGCCTTAGCAGGGAGCAAGCTGGTGGTCGCACTTCTCACCGGCTCGCTCGGCGTGCTGTCGGAAGCGCTGCACAGTTTGATTGATTTCGGCGCCACGGTGATGACGCTGCTGGCGGTGCGTTGGGCCGATGAGCCTGCTGATGATGACCATCATTACGGCCATGCCAAGATTGAGAGCGTGGCGGCGCTGATGGAATCGGTGCTGTTGGTACTGACTGCACTCTACATCGCCTATGAAGCGGTGTTGAGGTTGATGTCCGGCGCTGCGCCGCACGACTTGCCCTGGTGGGCGCCTGCTCTGTTCGTCATCGCCATTCTGGTTGATCTCAACCGGTCGCGGGCTTTGATGAAAGTGGCCAAGGCGGAATCGAGCGAAGCGCTGGCGGCTGATGCGGCGCATTTCCGCTCGGACATGTATGGATCGACGGCCGTGCTGGCGGGTCTGATGGGCATCTGGCTGGGTCTGCCCTGGGCGGATTCTGCCGCTGCGCTGGTGGTATCTGGTTTCATCGCGTGGATCGCGGTGAAACTGGGCCGTGATACATTGGCCACGTTGCTGGACCGCGCGCCGGATGGTGTTGCGGAAAAAATAAGAGCGGTGGCGGAGCATGAGGCGGGCGTGCTGCGGGTGAATGAATTGCGGCTGCGGCAGGCGGGCGCCACCACTTATGTTTCGCTCGCCGCAGAAGTGCCGCGCACCCTGCCGCCCGCCTCCATCGAAGGTTTGCGTGAGGAGCTCAAGCGCAAGATTGAAGCGGCGGTGGGCAAGCCTGATCTGAGCGTGGTGCTCAATCCCGTGGCGCTGGATTCGGAAACCGCCCAGCAGAAGGTCAGCGTCATTGCTGCCGAGCGTGGGCTCTATATCCACCACCTCGTGGTGCAAAACATTTCTGGCAAACTTGCCGTGAGTTTCGATGTGGAGATGGACGGTGCAACGCCGCTGGACGAAGCGCATGAACGTGCCACCGAACTTGAGGACGCGATCCGCGATGGCCTTGGTGGCGATGTGGAAGTGGAAAGCCATGTCGAGCCCAAGCCGGAAAGCCAGCTGCATGGTGAAGATGCGGGGCCAGCGGTGACGGCCAAGGTGGAAAAGGCGATCAAAACCATTGCCGCCGCGGAGAATGAGATGAGCGATGTGCATAATGTGCGGGTGCGGCGGGTGGATCAGGGCCTGTTCGTACATTACCATTGCCGCTTCGCGCCAGGGATGCGGATCGTTGTCATTCATCAGGTCCAGGATCGGGTGGAAGCGCGGCTGATGGACAAGCTGAAAAATGTCAGGCGGGTGGTGGCGCATGCCGAGCCCGTTGGCCGGGCACGTCACAAGCTCTAACTCAGCGCTTCCGGCGGAGCGTCGGCTTGGGCTGTAGGGCCTGCCATTCTTCAAAATCCTCAGGCGACACATCCACCGGGTGGGCCGCCGAGTAGGCTTCGTAGTAGGCCAGTTCAAACAGGTCTTCCAAGGGCTTCAGACCCTGCGTCCGCGCGATTTTCATCATCTGCAAGGTCATGTCGGCCAGATAGACAGCGGCTTCGTGGGGGTGCAGACTGGCTTCGGGGCCAGGTTGCCGATGAGCCGCTACGATGATGGTTTTTCCCTGGGGCACAGCAAATCTGCGGGTTGTTGTTCTCGTTAGACTCAACATAGGAGTGCTCCACTCCCTGTAAATAAACCGGAGGTTGTTGTTGGGTTGTATTTTGCCCGCGTTTCGGGTCGCGCGCAGGCCCCAACTTGCAGATTGGGGGCTTCCACTCTATGTGAAGCGCCTTATCTGGATGTCTGAATGACCGTTGTCGTCGTAGAATCGCCCGCCAAGGCCAAAACCATCAACAAATATCTCGGCAAGGATTTCACCGTCCTGGCTTCGTTTGGCCATGTCCGCGACTTGCCGGCCAAGGACGGGTCGGTAAAGCCCGACGAAGACTTTGCGATGGATTGGGAGGTGGATTCCAAATCCGCCAAGCGGCTGGCTGACATTGCCGCGGCCCTCAAGGGCTCGGACCGCCTCGTTCTCGCCACCGACCCTGATCGCGAAGGCGAAGCCATTTCCTGGCACGTGATGGAAGTGCTGAAGAAGAAGGGCGCGCTCAAAGGCAAGACCGTGCAGCGCGTCGCCTTTAACGCCATCACCAAATCCGCCATTCTGGACGCAATGGCGCATCCGCGTGATGTGGATGGGCCACTGGTTGATGCCTATCTGGCGCGCCGCGCTTTGGACTATCTCGTCGGCTTTACGCTCTCGCCCGTGTTGTGGCGCAAGCTTCCGGGCTCGCGCTCGGCGGGCCGCGTGCAATCGGTTGCGTTGCGGCTGATCAGCGACCGTGAATTGGAAATCGAAGCCTTCAAGGCTCAGGAATACTGGACCATCGATGGCAAGTTCGTCACCGCACAGGGTGCCGAGTTTGAAGCAGGCCTCGCCCATGTGGATGGCAAGCGCCTTGAAAAGCTGGCAATTGCGGATGCCGCATCGGCTGAGGCTATTGCCGCAACTTTGAAAGGCCAGCCTTTCAAAGTGGACAGCCTTGAAAGCAAGCCGGCCAAGCGTAACCCGTTCCCGCCCTTCCGCACCTCTACGCTGCAGCAGGAAGCTTCGCGGAAGCTTGGTTATTCTTCGGCGCGCACCATGCAGATCGCCCAGCGCCTTTATGAGGGCGTGGACATCGGCGGTGAAACGGTGGGACTGATCACCTATATGCGTACCGACGGCGTGGATATGGCTTCAGAAGCCATTGCCGCCTCGCGCAACGCCATCCTGAAACATTTCGGCGAGCCCTATGTGCCGCCGGTTCCGCGCAAATATACCTCCAAGGCCAAGAATGCACAGGAAGCGCATGAAGCGATCCGCCCGACCGATCCATCGCGCCACCCGGACCAGGTGCGCGGCACGCTGGAACCTGAGCAGTTCGCGCTTTATGATTTGATCTGGAAGCGCACGATTGCCAGCCAGATGGAAAGCGCTGAGATGGAGCGCACCACCGCCGACATCGCCGCGACGGGCCGTGACGGCAAGGTCTATTCCTTCCGTGCCAATGGCTCGGTGGTGAAGTTTGACGGCTTCCTGCGCGCCTATACTGAAGACCTTGATGACGACGAGGACGAAGATGCACGCCGCCTGCCGCCGATGGCGCGCGGTGATTCAACCGGCGTGCGCGGTATTGATCCGGCCCAGCATTTCACCGAGCCGCCGCCGCGCTATTCGGAAGCCTCGCTGATCAAGAAGCTGGAAGAATTGGGCATTGGCCGCCCCTCGACTTATGTCTCGATCCTCAAGACGCTGGGCGACCGTGGCTATATGCGCATCGAAAAGAAGCGCCTGATCCCTGAAGATAAAGGCCGCGTGGTTACGGCGTTCCTTGAAAGCTTCTTCAAGCGCTATGTGGAATATGATTTCACTGCCGATCTTGAAGAACAGCTCGACAAGATTTCCAATGGCGACATTGAATACAAGCAAGTGCTGCGCGATTTCTGGAAGGATTTCACGGCGGCGCTTGGCGAAGTGAAAGACCTGCGCATCACTCAGGTGATCGACTCGCTGAATGACTTGCTGGCGCCGCATATTTTCCCGGACAAGGGCGATGGCACTGATCCGCGCAAATGCCCGAATTGCGAAACCGGCCAGCTTTCGATGAAGCTGGGGCGCTTCGGCTCATTCGTCGGCTGCACCAATTATCCGGATTGCAATTACACGCGCCCGCTCTCTATTGGCGGCGGCGATGGTGGCGACGCGGTGCCGGCTGACGGCATCGTGTTGGGCCAAGACCCGGAGACCGGGCAGAACGTCACGCGCCGTGTGGGCCGCTTTGGCCCCTATCTGCAACTTGGTGAAGCGGTGGACGGTGAGAAGCCGACGCGCGCTTCGATTCCGAAGAATGTAAGCCCGGCCACGATAGAGCTTGATCAGGCGCTAAAGCTGCTTTCACTGCCGCGCGAAGTGGGCATTCATCCGGAAACGAAAACGCCGATCACCGCCAATTTCGGCCGCTTTGGGCCCTATATTGTGCATGATGGTGTGTATGCCAATCTGAAAGACCCGGAAGAAGTCTTCACCATCGGCCTCAACCGTGCAGTGGACTTGCTGGCGGAGAAGCGCCTCAAAGGGCCGTCGAAACGCACACGTCCGGGGGCATTGAAGAATCTCGGCGCGCATCCTGATGGCACCGGAAATGTTGAAGTCTTCAACGGCCAGTATGGCGCCTATGTGAAGCATGGCAAGACAAATGCCACCATTCCGAAGGACAAGACGGCGGAGACGATCACGCTGGATGAAGCCGTGTCGCTCATCGCTGAGCGCGAAATGGCAACGGGCAAGAAGCCGGCGAAGAAAGCTGCCAAAAAGGTTGCGAAGAAAACCGCACCGAAAAAGGCTGCCAAGAAAGCTCCGGCAAAAAAAGCTGCTGCAAAAAAACCGGCCAAGGCCAAAGTTGCCGAAGAAGCCTAAGCGCCCGCCCTCCCCCCAACGCGCTGGCGTGCCCAGCGCTGAGGATGTGCTGCAATTCATCGCGACCTCGCCCGGCATTGTGGGCAAGCGCGAGATTGCCAAGGCGTTCTCGATCAAGGGCGCTGACAAGCTGGCGCTGAAAAAGCTGCTGAAGGATATGGAGGAAGCTGGCCAGCTTTCGGGCAACCGCAAGCGCATCCATGCCAAGGGCAAGTTGCCGCCGATCGGCGTTGTCGAAATAGCGGGCGAAGATAAAGACGGCGATCAGTTCGGCTTTCATGTCGGTGACGATGGCAACGTTGGCACGGCCAAGATTCTCGTGGTGGCTGGTGAAGGCCGGGCACCGAAGAAGGGCGACCGTGCGGTGGCCAAGTTCGAGGCCCTGCCCGGCCATCATGACTACCAGCATCAGGCGCGCGTCGTGCGGGTGCTGTCTGCCGCGCAGGCCAAGCTGCTGGCTGTTTTCCGCCTGATCAAAGGCAAGGGTGCGCGGCTGATACCCGTCGATAAGAAGGCCAAGCATGAATACCAGGTTCTGCCGGGTGATGATGGCGGCGCCGAGAATGGCGAGCTGGTGCGCTTTGAAGTGACGCGCGAACGTGGCTTCGGACTTCCTGCCGCGCGGGTGCGCGAGCGGCTGGGCGATGTGCGCGACCCGCGCAACATCTCGCTCATCGCCATCAATCAGCACGGAATTCCGAACCGCCTGCCGGAGCGCGTGCTGGCCGAGGCGGAAGCGCTGAAGCCTTTCTCGCAAGAAGGGCGGCAGGACATTACGGCCACACCGCTGATTACCATTGATCCTGCTGATGCGCGCGATCATGACGATGCAGTTTTTGCGGAGCCCGATGACGCGGCTGACAATCAGGGTGGTTTCAAGGTTCTCGTCGCGATCGCTGACGTGGCGGCCTATGTGCGCCCGGCAACCGGGTTGGACCGAGAAGCACGCATCAGGGGCAATTCAGTTTATTTTCCTGATCTCGTCGTGCCCATGTTGCCGGAGCGGATTTCCAACGATCTCTGCTCGCTGGTGGAAAAGCAGCTGCGCCCGGCGCTCGCCTGTTTCATGCGCTTTGACAAAAGCGGCACCAAGATTTCGCATCGTTTCGCGCGCGTGACCATGCGTTCTGCCGCCAAGCTCGCCTACGAAGAAGCGCAAGCCGCTATTGACGGCAAACAGAACCCCAAGACAGACGGTTTGCTGGAGCCTGTATTGAAGCCGCTCTGGGCTGCGTATCGTGCCCTCAAGAAAGCGCAGGACAAGCGTGGGCCGCTGGCGCTGGATCTGCCGGAGCGCAAGATCATCCTCAATGAGCAAGGCAGCGTTGCGCGCGTGGTTGTGCCGCCGCGGCTTGATGCGCATAAGCTGATTGAGGAATTCATGATTCAGGCCAATGTGGCCGCCGCTGAAGAGCTGGAGAAGCGCAAGTCGCCTTTGCTCTACCGCATTCATGAAGAACCATCGCAAGAGAAGCTGAAATCGCTTTCCACCTTCCTGAAAACAGTGAACCGTGAATTCGCATTGGGTCAGGTGGTGAAGCCCTCACATTTTAACCGGCTGCTGGAATCGGTGAAGGGTGAGGATTTCGAACGGCTGGTGCATGACGTGGTGCTGCGCACGCAATCGCAAGCCGCTTACAGCCCGCAAAATGCCGGGCATTTCGGGTTGAACCTGCATCGCTATGCGCATTTCACTTCACCGATCCGGCGCTATGCTGATTTGATCGTGCACCGCGCGCTGATTTCGGCCTTGGGCTTCGGCTCGGACGGTCTATCTCAGGAAGATATTTCGCAGCTGGATGAAACCGCCGAAATGATTGGCGTTGCGGAGCGGCGCGCGATGCTGGCCGAGCGTGAGACAAATGACCGGCTGATCGCTTCCTTCCTTGAGCCGCAGATGGGTGCGGTATTCAAGGGGCGCATTTCTGGCGTGGTGGGTGCCGGATTATTTATCGTGCTGGATGACACTGGGGCTGACGGCTTTGTTCCCGTCTCCAGCCTGGGCCGCGACTATTTCATCTATGATGAAGTGCGCCACAGCCTGACAGGAGAGCGCAGCGGCGAAATGTTCCAGCTGGGCGACCGCGTTTCTGTTAAACTGCTCGAAGTGGCCCCGGTCAAAGGCGGGCTTCGTTTCGAGATGGTTTCAGAGGGACGCGTGGGCAAAGTTGCTCCACGCGGCAAAAAGACAAAGAAATGGCGGAAGTAGTCTATCAGCTTGAATCGCGCCCAGTCTGGCGGGCCATGGGGCGCGGCTTTCGCAAGCGCTGCCCGCGCTGTGGCGAAGGCAAACTGATGGCGGGCTATCTCACCGTGGCCAGCCAGTGCAATGCCTGCGGCCTCGATCTCACCCCGCAGCGCGCTGATGACGCGCCGCCCTATTTCACCATCTTTATCGTGGGCCATATCGTGGTGCCGCTGATGTGGGCCTGGGAGCGGTATTATGCGCCGCCTGCCGCCCTGCAAATGGCGGTGTGGCTGCCGGTGATCGCTTTGTTGTCCCTTTGGCTTCTGCCACGTGTCAAGGGTGCCACCGTGGGCCTGCAATGGGCCATGAAGATGCATGATTTTGGAGAAAGCCGGGAAACTTGACTTTGCGCGCCGTTTGGGCTCTATCCAGCGCAAATCGGAGTTTCGACCATGGCCAAAGGCAATGTTATCAAGATCAAGTTGGCGTCCACCGCTGACACTGGCTTCTTTTATGTAGCCAAGAAGAATTCGCGCACCAAGACCGAGAAGTTCTCGTTCAAGAAGTATGACCCCGTGGTGCGCAAGCATGTGGAATTCAAGGAAACCAAGATCAAGTAAGATCTGGGATTGCCTAACGAACAAAGCGCCGGTTTTCCGGCGCTTTTTTGTTGTTCAAAGTTCTGCGATAGGCAGTGAGTTGCAAGCCCCATTGTGGGATAAGGTGCTGGTCCGGGTTTTTTCAGAACGAGGAGGCCACTCGGTTCAGGACCCGGACCAGCTAACCTCGAAATCAGGAGATGCGGCGGACCTGACCCCAAGGCATTCAAGTTTTGTCTGACGGAGTTTGCCGCACCGTCCCACTTGATCCAGACTCGAAAAATTTGACGGTGCACTGGTGCTGAAGCAGTGCACCGTCAGTCTGGATTGGCGCCTTCGAACCTGGAGAGGAGTGAGGCGCCCTTGCGAATGTCTTGATTGGATAATGACTCGTGAACCCCGTTAAGGCTATGGATTCCTATGGTAAATGGGGCATGAGCGGGATTAACGATGAAGCGTTAAGGTGAATGCGGGCGTATTTGATTCAATTGTTTTCGAATACCCTGCCCTGCAACGGCACTGCTTACTCACCGCGGCGGAAGCATTTATAGCGCCTGCACATGGACTTAACTCAAAGCAGCACTGATCCTTGGCGGCGCAACCTGGTGGTGGTCCTGATCGGCTCCTTTACCACCATCGTGGCGATGACTTTGCTGCTGCCGATCCTGCCGCTTTATGTGGAACAGCTAGGGGCCAGTGGGCATGCGGAAATCGTGCAGTGGTCCGGTATCGCTTATGGCGCCACTTTCTTTTCTGCGGCTTTGACTGCGCCGTTGTGGGGGCGACTGGCGGATCGCTATGGGCGCAAGCTGATGCTGATCCGCGCCAGTTTCGGCATGGCGATTGCGATGTCGCTGATCGGCATGGCGCATGATGTGTGGCAGCTGGTGGCGCTGCGTTTGCTGGCGGGTTTGCTGGGCGGCTATTCATCCGGCTCAATGGTGCTGGTGGCGGCGCAGACCCCGAAGGAGCGCACCGGCTGGGCGCTGGGTGTGCTTTCGGCAGGAATCATGGCGGGCAATCTGGTGGGGCCATTGATTGGTGGCATCCTGCCGCCGCTCATCGGTATTCGCGAGACATTCCTGCTGGCCGGTGGGGTGATCTTTCTCATGTTTTTGGCGACGACGTTTTTGATCCAAGAAGCCAAGCGCGTCGGTAGTGCGAAGGAAAAGGTGCCGGCCAATTGGGCGGCCATTCCTGACAAGCGGCCGATCTTTGCAATGCTGGCCACCGGTCTGCTGCTGATGGTGGCGCAGATGTCGATCGAGCCGATCATCACAGTCTATGTGGCGGGGCTGGTGGAGACGACGCAGGTGACTTTCATTTCAGGTGTGGTGATGTCTGTTGCAGCGCTGGGCAGCATTCTTTCGTCATCGTGGTTGGGTGCCATTGCCGACCGTGTGGGGCATTGGAAGATCGTGACGATGTGCTTGGCCTGTGCGGCGCTGCTGCTGGTACCGCAGGCCTATGTGACCTCGGCCTGGCAACTGATTGCTTTGCGCCTCCTGATGGGGCTGGCGTTGGGCGGCCTGCTGCCAGCGATCACCAGCGTGATCCGCCATGCGGTGCCGGAGCGGATGGCGGGCGGCGTTCTGGGTTATTCGATCTCGGCGCAATATGTGGGCCAGGTGGTGGGCCCGGTGGCGGGTGGATTTGTCGGCGGGCATGTGGGCATGCGCGCCGTGTTCCTGGCCACCAGCGTGCTGATGGCCATTGGTGCGATCGGGAATTACATTATTCAGCAAAGGCTGAAGAAGGCCTAGTTTTCGGTGTGCGGAGGCGTTTCGTCTGCCGGCAGTTCTTCTGGCTCAGCGCCCTCCTCCGGCAGATGCATTTCCAGCGGCATTTGCTCATTGCCATCCAGCGGGTCTTCATCCGCCGTCAGCTCGTCGGTTAGCTTGGGCATCGGCACATCAAAGCCCGGCGGCACATTGGCATCGAGAAGGCCGGCGGCCTTCAATTCCTGCAAGCCCGGCAGGTCAGTCA
This genomic interval from Aestuariivirga litoralis contains the following:
- a CDS encoding cation-efflux pump, whose product is MSETSSGKHQAALLSMVVSAALAGSKLVVALLTGSLGVLSEALHSLIDFGATVMTLLAVRWADEPADDDHHYGHAKIESVAALMESVLLVLTALYIAYEAVLRLMSGAAPHDLPWWAPALFVIAILVDLNRSRALMKVAKAESSEALAADAAHFRSDMYGSTAVLAGLMGIWLGLPWADSAAALVVSGFIAWIAVKLGRDTLATLLDRAPDGVAEKIRAVAEHEAGVLRVNELRLRQAGATTYVSLAAEVPRTLPPASIEGLREELKRKIEAAVGKPDLSVVLNPVALDSETAQQKVSVIAAERGLYIHHLVVQNISGKLAVSFDVEMDGATPLDEAHERATELEDAIRDGLGGDVEVESHVEPKPESQLHGEDAGPAVTAKVEKAIKTIAAAENEMSDVHNVRVRRVDQGLFVHYHCRFAPGMRIVVIHQVQDRVEARLMDKLKNVRRVVAHAEPVGRARHKL
- the rnr gene encoding ribonuclease R, whose product is MPSAEDVLQFIATSPGIVGKREIAKAFSIKGADKLALKKLLKDMEEAGQLSGNRKRIHAKGKLPPIGVVEIAGEDKDGDQFGFHVGDDGNVGTAKILVVAGEGRAPKKGDRAVAKFEALPGHHDYQHQARVVRVLSAAQAKLLAVFRLIKGKGARLIPVDKKAKHEYQVLPGDDGGAENGELVRFEVTRERGFGLPAARVRERLGDVRDPRNISLIAINQHGIPNRLPERVLAEAEALKPFSQEGRQDITATPLITIDPADARDHDDAVFAEPDDAADNQGGFKVLVAIADVAAYVRPATGLDREARIRGNSVYFPDLVVPMLPERISNDLCSLVEKQLRPALACFMRFDKSGTKISHRFARVTMRSAAKLAYEEAQAAIDGKQNPKTDGLLEPVLKPLWAAYRALKKAQDKRGPLALDLPERKIILNEQGSVARVVVPPRLDAHKLIEEFMIQANVAAAEELEKRKSPLLYRIHEEPSQEKLKSLSTFLKTVNREFALGQVVKPSHFNRLLESVKGEDFERLVHDVVLRTQSQAAYSPQNAGHFGLNLHRYAHFTSPIRRYADLIVHRALISALGFGSDGLSQEDISQLDETAEMIGVAERRAMLAERETNDRLIASFLEPQMGAVFKGRISGVVGAGLFIVLDDTGADGFVPVSSLGRDYFIYDEVRHSLTGERSGEMFQLGDRVSVKLLEVAPVKGGLRFEMVSEGRVGKVAPRGKKTKKWRK
- the topA gene encoding type I DNA topoisomerase translates to MTVVVVESPAKAKTINKYLGKDFTVLASFGHVRDLPAKDGSVKPDEDFAMDWEVDSKSAKRLADIAAALKGSDRLVLATDPDREGEAISWHVMEVLKKKGALKGKTVQRVAFNAITKSAILDAMAHPRDVDGPLVDAYLARRALDYLVGFTLSPVLWRKLPGSRSAGRVQSVALRLISDRELEIEAFKAQEYWTIDGKFVTAQGAEFEAGLAHVDGKRLEKLAIADAASAEAIAATLKGQPFKVDSLESKPAKRNPFPPFRTSTLQQEASRKLGYSSARTMQIAQRLYEGVDIGGETVGLITYMRTDGVDMASEAIAASRNAILKHFGEPYVPPVPRKYTSKAKNAQEAHEAIRPTDPSRHPDQVRGTLEPEQFALYDLIWKRTIASQMESAEMERTTADIAATGRDGKVYSFRANGSVVKFDGFLRAYTEDLDDDEDEDARRLPPMARGDSTGVRGIDPAQHFTEPPPRYSEASLIKKLEELGIGRPSTYVSILKTLGDRGYMRIEKKRLIPEDKGRVVTAFLESFFKRYVEYDFTADLEEQLDKISNGDIEYKQVLRDFWKDFTAALGEVKDLRITQVIDSLNDLLAPHIFPDKGDGTDPRKCPNCETGQLSMKLGRFGSFVGCTNYPDCNYTRPLSIGGGDGGDAVPADGIVLGQDPETGQNVTRRVGRFGPYLQLGEAVDGEKPTRASIPKNVSPATIELDQALKLLSLPREVGIHPETKTPITANFGRFGPYIVHDGVYANLKDPEEVFTIGLNRAVDLLAEKRLKGPSKRTRPGALKNLGAHPDGTGNVEVFNGQYGAYVKHGKTNATIPKDKTAETITLDEAVSLIAEREMATGKKPAKKAAKKVAKKTAPKKAAKKAPAKKAAAKKPAKAKVAEEA